The following are encoded together in the Anaerolineales bacterium genome:
- a CDS encoding HPF/RaiA family ribosome-associated protein, translating to MRTINLPIEFNMEVPDFPHGLRQEIKQSLLELAQDHQDMTGASVTLSQPAHGVTPYLFRASIVVYMRPENVYADEKSDSPEAAVSGAMRAIERQVREKREKRGESWKRHDLDSSQNLPPVLEEGE from the coding sequence ATGCGAACCATTAATCTGCCCATTGAATTCAACATGGAGGTGCCTGACTTTCCACACGGGCTGAGGCAGGAAATCAAACAATCCCTGCTGGAATTGGCACAAGACCATCAGGACATGACCGGCGCTTCGGTCACGCTGAGTCAGCCGGCGCACGGTGTGACGCCTTATTTGTTCCGCGCCAGCATCGTGGTGTACATGCGGCCCGAGAATGTGTACGCAGATGAAAAATCCGACTCACCTGAAGCTGCGGTCAGCGGCGCCATGCGCGCTATCGAACGTCAAGTTCGGGAAAAGCGGGAGAAGCGAGGCGAATCCTGGAAGCGCCACGACCTTGATTCCAGTCAGAATCTACCACCCGTTTTGGAGGAAGGAGAATAG
- the gap gene encoding type I glyceraldehyde-3-phosphate dehydrogenase translates to MTKVAINGLGRIGRAALKILLETKELEVGAVNDIVPIDNIAYLLKYDTVYGRYPKTVEAAKDHLTIDGKQIPYLSQKDPAQLPWRELGIDLVFECSGVFRKEEDLKKHIEAGASTVILSAPAKGSGVPTVVHGVNKADGAGVHILSCASCTTNAITPVVEVIDRRLGIQKALMTTIHAYTASQSLVDGPSKKIRRGRAGAANFVPTSTGAAIATTKVLPVLEGKFDGVAVRGPVLSGSIADITMLTKQQTTVEEVNSIFRDEAETAKYRDILGATDDPLVSSDILQDPRASVVDLRMTQVVDGDLVKVMAWYDNEWGYTSQMVKEAVRIISESKGGV, encoded by the coding sequence ATGACGAAAGTTGCAATCAACGGCCTGGGCAGGATCGGCCGTGCGGCGTTGAAAATCCTGCTGGAAACCAAGGAATTGGAAGTCGGTGCGGTAAACGACATCGTGCCCATCGATAATATTGCCTACTTGTTGAAATACGACACGGTCTACGGACGTTATCCCAAGACCGTAGAAGCTGCGAAAGACCATCTAACCATCGATGGCAAACAAATTCCTTATCTGAGTCAAAAGGATCCGGCGCAGCTCCCCTGGCGCGAACTCGGGATCGATCTGGTATTCGAATGCAGCGGTGTTTTCCGCAAGGAAGAAGACTTGAAGAAACACATCGAAGCAGGCGCGTCGACGGTCATCTTATCTGCACCGGCGAAAGGCAGTGGCGTGCCCACCGTCGTCCACGGCGTCAACAAAGCAGACGGCGCAGGAGTACATATCCTTTCCTGTGCAAGCTGTACGACCAACGCCATCACCCCCGTCGTGGAAGTGATCGATCGCCGTCTGGGTATACAAAAAGCTCTGATGACCACCATTCACGCATACACGGCCTCGCAATCCCTCGTCGATGGGCCGAGCAAGAAAATCCGTAGAGGGCGCGCCGGCGCGGCGAACTTCGTCCCCACATCGACCGGCGCAGCGATCGCCACCACAAAGGTATTGCCCGTGCTGGAGGGTAAATTCGACGGTGTCGCTGTCCGCGGCCCGGTTCTTTCAGGTTCCATCGCAGACATCACCATGCTCACCAAACAGCAGACTACGGTTGAAGAAGTAAACTCGATCTTCCGTGATGAAGCAGAGACCGCTAAGTACCGCGACATCCTCGGTGCGACCGACGACCCCCTGGTCTCCTCGGATATCCTTCAGGATCCGCGCGCCTCCGTCGTCGATCTGCGCATGACGCAGGTGGTGGACGGGGATCTCGTAAAGGTCATGGCCTGGTACGATAATGAGTGGGGCTATACGAGTCAGATGGTAAAGGAAGCAGTACGGATCATCTCGGAATCGAAAGGCGGCGTTTAA